Proteins found in one Choristoneura fumiferana chromosome 16, NRCan_CFum_1, whole genome shotgun sequence genomic segment:
- the LOC141436256 gene encoding para-nitrobenzyl esterase-like, with protein sequence MFSDLKKLILITCAFTVAAQNVENSKLVTISQGSIRGYRNAEHDIYEFFGIPYATAPTGIQRFKAPLPPPTWTQILEAVDNGIICPQNPSFGFVPFKQMQEDCLIANIHVPNTEETNLPVLVMVHGGAYALGFGHMWAPRRIAGTKKVITVSFNYRLGAHGFLCLGTPEAPGNAGMKDQVALLRWVRDNIANFGGNPNDVTISGNSAGSSSVELLMIAKPAQGLFNKVIPESGSNVASWSAHTDPIKSAKEYARLLNFGNVDDLNALEEFYKTLPYDTLNSAYEINQYNGNLYFSPCIENNLGEEMFLDDSPVNIIKSERFRKVPLLYGFTDMEGLLRIGQYDDWFDAMNEHFSEFLPDDLEFENEDEKERVAQSVKEFYFGSSRVGIRTIFGYIYYFTDAIFAYPMLRSAKLQVETGHDSIYLYHFTFYKQFPSVPGVPDALTNKPGADHCDQSYAVLDPTLGPVPEENYTEEYRQLRAIMVEFWVNFITTGKPVPEGSTLPAWPAITANNTPHMHIGDNIELKNTSPTPDRSRLWDDIYDRHYRQPGPPNRDSGATTISHNLFYIFGLYVCKFLLVNRL encoded by the exons ATGTTTTctgacttaaaaaaactaatattaataaCGTGTGCATTTACAGTTGCAGCACAAAATGTTGAAAATTCAAAGTTGGTGACGATAAGCCAAGGATCTATACGAGGGTATAGAAATGCAGAGCATGATATTTATGAATTTTTCGGGATTCCATATGCAACAGCTCCAACTGGGATACAAAGATTTAAA GCTCCTCTGCCACCTCCAACATGGACACAAATTCTAGAAGCAGTTGACAATGGGATAATTTGCCCACAAAACCCATCGTTCGGCTTTGTTCCTTTCAAACAGATGCAAGAGGATTGTTTAATAGCAAATATTCATGTGCCTAATACCGAAGAAACCAATCTTCCTGTTTTAGTCATGGTTCACGGCGGAGCATATGCTCTGGGATTTGGGCATATGTGGGCTCCAAGACGTATAGCGGGGACAAAAAAAGTTATCACAGTTTCGTTTAATTATCGCCTTGGAGCGCACGGTTTTCTATGCCTTGGTACTCCTGAAGCTCCTGGTAACGCAGGCATGAAAGACCAGGTTGCTTTGCTACGTTGGGTTCGAGATAATATTGCAAATTTTGGCGGAAACCCTAATGATGTTACTATATCTGGAAATAGCGCAGGATCCTCATCAGTAGAACTTTTAATGATAGCAAAACCAGCCCAAGGGCTATTTAATAAAGTTATACCTGAAAGTGGTAGTAATGTTGCATCATGGAGTGCTCATACAGATCCAATAAAATCAGCGAAAGAATATGCAAGGCTTTTGAATTTTGGTAACGTCGATGACCTAAACGCGTTGGAAGAATTTTACAAAACTCTACCCTACGATACTTTAAACTCTGCTTATGAAATTAACCAATATAATGGAAACCTCTACTTTTCTCCTTGCATAGAAAATAATTTAGGAGAAGAAATGTTCCTTGACGATTCCCCGGTAAACATTATAAAAAGTGAAAGATTCAGAAAAGTTCCGTTGCTGTACGGATTTACAGATATGGAAGGATTACTAAGAATAGGGCAGTATGATGATTGGTTCGATGCTATGAATGAACATTTTTCAGAATTCTTACCTGATGATTTGGAATTCGAAAATGAAGACGAAAAAGAAAGAGTTGCCCAGTCCgttaaagaattttattttggcAGTAGTCGAGTGGGGATAAGAACCATATTTGGTTACATCTATTACTTCACAGATGCTATCTTTGCTTATCCCATGCTGAGGTCGGCTAAACTGCAAGTAGAAACAGGCCACGATTCGATTTATTTATACCATTTCAcattttataaacaatttccatCGGTACCGGGAGTACCTGATGCACTTACTAATAAACCTGGGGCTGATCATTGCGATCAGTCATATGCTGTGCTTGACCCAACCTTAGGCCCAGTTCCTGAGGAAAATTATACTGAAGAATATAGGCAACTGAGAGCAATAATGGTCGAATTTTGGGTTAACTTCATAACTACTGG GAAACCAGTTCCAGAAGGATCAACACTCCCAGCTTGGCCTGCTATCACGGCTAACAACACTCCACACATGCACATAGGGGACAATATTGAACTAAAGAACACGTCTCCTACACCAGATCGTTCTCGACTTTGGGATGACATCTATGACCGTCACTACCGTCAACCCGGACCCCCGAACCGAGACTCAGGCGCAACTACTATTTCTCATaaccttttttatatttttggccTTTACGTTTGTAAATTCTTACTTGTAAACAGGttatag